From the genome of Acidobacteriota bacterium, one region includes:
- a CDS encoding DUF4405 domain-containing protein — MRIFKFVWNWFDDITGVSSWLVPLAKHPVPHARKSAWFYVLGSATLFVFIVQIITGIALSSAYVPSAGQAYHTLAFIDSTRFGHIVRGIHDFGASAMVILIGVHAIRVYLFGAYKYPRQMGWLTGVALLFLVLGMAFTGQLLRWDQTGFWTVVIAAEQAGRTPFLGNWLGHFILAGDTAGGATLSRFFALHVFFIPAFIFFFVGFHLYLVIRNGISEPPKAGRQVEPKTYRKWYAELLHRDGVPFWPDAAWRDGIFALLVVATIVVLAIVVGPAALGKPPDPSIIEASPRPDWYFLWYYAVLTLIPRWSESYVIILGPLALIIVLVLLPLVSYKGERSPFKRPWAFGIVVFIVFMIAYFGRIGHVAPWSPRMDAPPLPASVVGVTSGPVADGAAVFHEKGCEFCHMISGYGGVRGPDLTYAGDRMTPEQMETRIYSGAPNMPSYNGNITHQQLSDLLSFLSSRRRLPAGSAPASSAAR, encoded by the coding sequence ATGCGAATCTTCAAATTTGTATGGAACTGGTTTGACGACATTACCGGCGTTTCAAGCTGGCTGGTTCCCCTGGCCAAACATCCCGTGCCGCACGCCCGCAAGTCGGCATGGTTCTATGTGCTTGGAAGCGCCACCCTGTTTGTGTTTATCGTGCAAATCATCACCGGCATCGCATTATCCAGCGCCTATGTACCTTCCGCCGGGCAGGCGTATCACACATTGGCCTTTATTGACAGCACCCGCTTCGGGCATATTGTCCGCGGGATCCATGATTTTGGCGCCTCCGCGATGGTCATTCTCATCGGCGTGCATGCCATCCGGGTTTATCTGTTCGGAGCATACAAATACCCTCGCCAGATGGGCTGGCTGACAGGGGTCGCGCTGCTTTTCCTGGTACTCGGAATGGCTTTCACCGGGCAGCTTCTGCGCTGGGACCAGACGGGCTTCTGGACGGTGGTGATTGCCGCCGAACAAGCAGGCCGGACGCCCTTCCTCGGTAATTGGCTGGGGCACTTCATCCTTGCTGGAGACACAGCCGGTGGGGCAACGCTAAGCCGATTCTTTGCCCTCCACGTCTTCTTCATCCCTGCTTTTATTTTTTTCTTCGTTGGGTTTCATCTCTATCTTGTTATCCGCAACGGTATTTCCGAGCCGCCGAAGGCTGGCCGGCAGGTGGAGCCCAAAACCTATCGCAAGTGGTACGCGGAATTGCTGCACCGTGATGGCGTGCCCTTCTGGCCCGACGCCGCATGGCGCGATGGCATCTTCGCCCTGCTTGTCGTTGCTACGATTGTCGTTCTGGCTATTGTTGTGGGACCAGCAGCCCTTGGCAAGCCTCCGGACCCGAGCATCATCGAAGCCTCTCCCAGGCCGGACTGGTATTTCCTGTGGTATTACGCTGTCCTCACCCTGATTCCCCGCTGGTCTGAAAGTTACGTGATTATCCTGGGGCCGCTGGCTCTGATCATCGTCTTGGTCCTGTTGCCGCTGGTGTCATACAAAGGAGAACGCAGCCCTTTCAAACGGCCCTGGGCCTTTGGAATCGTGGTATTCATTGTGTTTATGATTGCCTACTTTGGCAGGATTGGCCATGTGGCCCCATGGTCGCCGCGCATGGATGCCCCGCCGCTCCCGGCATCCGTTGTGGGCGTAACGAGCGGTCCCGTCGCTGATGGCGCGGCAGTCTTCCACGAGAAGGGATGCGAGTTTTGCCATATGATCTCAGGCTACGGAGGCGTCCGCGGGCCTGACCTTACCTACGCCGGGGACCGCATGACCCCTGAACAAATGGAAACGCGCATCTACAGCGGCGCGCCCAACATGCCCTCGTACAACGGAAACATTACCCATCAGCAGCTTTCTGATCTCCTTTCTTTTTTAAGTTCGCGCCGTCGGCTGCCTGCAGGGTCCGCGCCGGCGAGTTCAGCGGCCAGATAA
- a CDS encoding ferredoxin family protein gives MAYVIAEPCIGTKDAACVDVCPVDCIHPRKDEAGFAEAAQLYINPDECIDCGACVPVCPVSAIFPQEDLPEAWRHFSKVNSDHYKQETQPVATSAK, from the coding sequence ATGGCTTATGTTATTGCAGAACCCTGCATCGGTACGAAAGACGCTGCTTGCGTGGATGTCTGCCCGGTGGATTGCATCCACCCCAGGAAGGATGAGGCAGGATTTGCGGAGGCTGCCCAGCTTTATATCAATCCGGACGAATGCATCGATTGCGGCGCCTGCGTTCCAGTTTGCCCCGTGTCGGCAATCTTCCCTCAGGAGGACCTGCCGGAAGCATGGCGCCATTTTTCAAAGGTGAACAGCGATCACTACAAACAGGAAACCCAGCCCGTGGCTACATCGGCCAAGTGA
- a CDS encoding HPP family protein — protein sequence MNSQLDLRTPRGTGEPGSESPSRLALLDPAVVRGIAQRLRLIHLLDRFPERRVWALFMFINGFITIAILAGVAMVSNTPFVFPSLGPTAILLFYTPLSPTASPRHTLYGHAIGIVCGYASLLLLGLHHAPPAIETHVDMRRIMAAALSLALTAGVMILLKAAHPPAGATTLIISLGIVTKPFYLAIIEVAVALLVVQGIVINRLAGLDYPLWAKRVEPSNGSASLSSLAADMQNRGENP from the coding sequence ATGAATAGCCAATTGGACCTCAGGACTCCCAGAGGAACAGGCGAGCCGGGCTCTGAAAGTCCCTCGCGGCTGGCGCTGCTTGACCCGGCAGTCGTTCGCGGCATCGCCCAGCGGCTCAGGCTGATCCACCTTCTCGACCGCTTTCCGGAACGGCGCGTCTGGGCGCTGTTCATGTTCATAAACGGGTTCATCACCATTGCGATTCTCGCCGGCGTGGCGATGGTTTCCAACACACCGTTCGTGTTTCCGTCTCTCGGGCCCACGGCAATCCTGCTCTTCTACACCCCGCTTTCACCCACCGCTTCGCCTCGCCACACGCTCTACGGCCATGCCATCGGTATCGTATGCGGCTATGCCTCGCTGCTGCTTCTGGGCCTGCACCACGCCCCGCCTGCCATCGAGACCCATGTGGATATGCGTCGGATTATGGCTGCCGCCTTGTCACTTGCGCTGACAGCCGGCGTGATGATTCTGCTGAAGGCGGCGCACCCTCCTGCCGGTGCCACGACACTGATCATTTCCCTCGGCATTGTGACCAAACCATTCTATCTGGCAATCATCGAAGTCGCCGTGGCGCTGTTGGTAGTGCAGGGGATAGTAATCAATCGATTGGCAGGGTTGGACTATCCTCTCTGGGCCAAACGTGTCGAGCCATCCAATGGTTCGGCATCATTGAGCTCGCTTGCTGCGGACATGCAAAATCGAGGCGAGAACCCATGA
- a CDS encoding class I SAM-dependent methyltransferase produces MNQVHRWICSSGHWRKKLEGDVLPWTLDGLDLGQSVLEIGPGYGFTTNWLRRRFERVTVVEIDSRLARSLGRTLHGTNAGVVQGDGTALPFRDASFTGAVAFTMLHHVSPIERQDKLLKEVCRVIRPGSIFAGVDSMGNWVMRLLHIRDILIPIDPTALPARFVAAGFASPTVVTNGRAFRFAVRRHE; encoded by the coding sequence ATGAACCAAGTTCACCGCTGGATTTGCAGTTCTGGACATTGGAGAAAAAAACTCGAGGGAGACGTTCTTCCGTGGACGCTTGACGGGCTCGATCTCGGCCAGAGCGTGCTGGAGATCGGGCCGGGCTACGGCTTCACGACGAACTGGCTGCGGCGGCGCTTCGAGCGGGTGACTGTAGTCGAAATTGATAGTCGGCTGGCACGTTCTCTGGGCAGGACCCTCCATGGCACAAACGCCGGGGTTGTCCAGGGCGACGGGACGGCGCTTCCGTTCAGGGACGCCTCCTTCACTGGAGCTGTCGCGTTCACCATGCTCCATCACGTCTCGCCTATTGAACGGCAGGACAAGCTTCTGAAGGAAGTTTGTCGAGTGATCCGGCCGGGCTCCATCTTCGCCGGAGTGGACAGCATGGGAAACTGGGTCATGCGCCTTCTTCACATCCGTGATATCCTGATCCCAATTGATCCGACGGCCCTACCTGCGCGATTCGTGGCTGCCGGCTTTGCAAGCCCCACCGTCGTCACCAATGGAAGGGCATTTCGCTTTGCGGTGAGACGCCATGAATAG
- a CDS encoding methionine synthase, with amino-acid sequence MSRSKLLKLGINLPAFPATSVGSFPKPSYLVKARADYARGAITPEELKEAERRAIKFWVQKQEDLGLDVLVDGEMYRGDMVAYFADQLSGFEQGGLVRSYGNRYYHKPIIVNEVKWTTPITVEWWRYAQSLTSRPVKGILTGAYTLMDWSFNEFYSTRRDACLALAKEVRKEAEALVRAGCKIIQIDEPAISVRPAELPLAIEAMGMTTRELEAYFLTHICYGDFQSIYPGMLDLAVDNFDLEMSNSGLDMLQLFSKAPFTKDISYGVVDVHTHVIEDLAVAEQRLKKGLELLAPETIWVDPDCGLKTRTVEEAEAKLERVVSAARALRGN; translated from the coding sequence ATGAGCCGCTCGAAACTACTCAAGTTGGGCATCAACCTTCCGGCTTTTCCTGCAACCTCTGTTGGAAGCTTTCCCAAACCTTCCTATCTTGTGAAAGCTCGTGCCGATTATGCGCGGGGTGCTATCACTCCGGAAGAGTTAAAGGAGGCCGAAAGGCGCGCCATCAAATTCTGGGTTCAAAAGCAGGAAGATCTGGGCCTCGACGTATTGGTTGATGGCGAGATGTACCGCGGTGATATGGTCGCCTATTTCGCGGACCAGCTTTCGGGATTCGAACAAGGGGGATTGGTCCGCTCCTACGGCAATCGTTACTACCACAAACCTATTATCGTGAACGAGGTAAAGTGGACCACGCCCATAACTGTCGAATGGTGGCGTTACGCGCAAAGTCTTACTTCAAGGCCCGTCAAGGGCATCCTGACCGGAGCCTACACGCTGATGGATTGGTCATTCAATGAGTTTTATTCCACGCGGCGTGATGCCTGTCTGGCGCTGGCGAAAGAGGTCCGCAAAGAGGCCGAGGCCCTGGTGCGGGCAGGCTGCAAAATCATTCAGATCGACGAGCCGGCCATTTCTGTGCGGCCTGCCGAGCTGCCGCTCGCGATCGAAGCCATGGGAATGACGACGCGGGAACTGGAAGCATACTTCTTGACACACATCTGTTACGGAGATTTTCAAAGCATTTATCCAGGCATGCTTGATCTCGCTGTCGATAACTTTGACCTCGAAATGTCAAACAGCGGGCTCGACATGCTCCAGCTTTTTTCAAAGGCCCCTTTCACCAAGGACATCAGCTACGGCGTGGTTGACGTGCATACCCATGTGATAGAAGATTTGGCTGTCGCCGAGCAGCGATTGAAGAAGGGGCTTGAGCTTCTGGCGCCGGAGACCATCTGGGTTGATCCGGATTGCGGCCTGAAAACTCGAACAGTGGAAGAGGCCGAAGCTAAACTGGAAAGGGTCGTTTCCGCGGCGCGGGCGCTGCGCGGCAATTAA
- the ric gene encoding iron-sulfur cluster repair di-iron protein: MEIDARKTVKEIVLATPASARIFEQMGIDYCCGGDKRLDEACQAAGLQVGDVTRNLEAADSSAIPEEGIPDWMKQPLVNLMNHIVKEHHTFCRQEVVRIEDLLEKVAQVHGDIHSELRRIKALFAELRKELLMHLIKEEQTLFPYITRMEEAAIRGISFPRPPFGTVQNPVQMMVLEHDSAGAALHEIRNLTSNYRLPPDACNSYHSLFEALRAFESDMHQHVHLENNVLFPRAVAMENATISGRREAGA; encoded by the coding sequence GTGGAAATTGACGCAAGGAAGACTGTAAAGGAAATTGTGCTGGCGACGCCAGCATCGGCAAGAATATTTGAGCAGATGGGAATCGATTATTGCTGTGGGGGCGACAAACGCCTGGATGAGGCCTGCCAGGCGGCCGGCCTGCAGGTGGGAGACGTCACGCGGAACCTTGAGGCTGCCGACAGCTCCGCCATTCCAGAGGAAGGGATTCCCGACTGGATGAAACAGCCGCTCGTGAACCTTATGAATCATATCGTGAAAGAGCACCACACCTTCTGCCGGCAGGAGGTGGTGCGCATCGAGGACCTTCTTGAAAAAGTGGCGCAGGTGCACGGCGATATTCATTCCGAGCTGCGGCGCATCAAGGCGCTCTTTGCTGAACTGCGCAAGGAGTTGCTAATGCACCTGATCAAAGAAGAGCAAACCCTGTTCCCTTACATCACGCGGATGGAGGAGGCGGCAATTCGAGGAATTTCATTCCCTCGGCCGCCGTTTGGCACGGTTCAAAACCCCGTGCAAATGATGGTGCTGGAGCATGACAGCGCTGGTGCGGCCCTCCATGAGATTCGAAATCTGACGAGCAACTACCGGCTTCCGCCGGATGCCTGCAATAGCTATCATTCCTTATTTGAAGCGCTGCGTGCATTTGAAAGCGATATGCACCAACATGTCCATCTTGAAAACAACGTACTCTTCCCACGCGCGGTTGCCATGGAAAATGCGACCATCTCCGGAAGGCGAGAGGCTGGGGCATAG
- a CDS encoding response regulator: MTGAPKVTTTKANSTPQKLYGKYAERRPGEQSTLPGVSGPVTAPAGKGQPLSETSSKVEGRETNLAAADPNILAAISDPRIQAFVCRVLGGSGLTAIRASSLSEACKILLHEKVSLVICAADIQDGTFRDLLSLARKIPAGVVTLCTGSCSSHSRIDALELGILDYVSYPLPAEELQWVVRSALAKISNLVAIAAAS, encoded by the coding sequence ATGACAGGAGCACCCAAAGTTACCACCACCAAGGCAAATTCTACACCTCAGAAATTGTATGGGAAGTACGCGGAGCGCCGCCCTGGCGAGCAAAGCACCTTGCCTGGTGTCAGTGGACCTGTGACAGCTCCGGCTGGTAAAGGCCAGCCTTTGTCTGAGACTTCGAGTAAAGTTGAAGGCAGGGAGACGAATTTGGCCGCGGCCGACCCGAACATCCTTGCAGCCATTTCAGATCCGCGCATACAGGCGTTCGTGTGCCGGGTCCTAGGTGGAAGCGGGTTGACGGCGATCCGCGCTTCAAGCCTCAGCGAAGCCTGTAAAATCCTGCTTCATGAGAAAGTCTCCCTGGTTATCTGTGCTGCTGATATACAAGACGGGACGTTTCGCGATCTCCTTTCGCTTGCGCGTAAAATCCCCGCAGGCGTGGTGACCTTATGCACCGGGAGCTGCTCTTCGCACTCGCGTATTGACGCCCTGGAGCTGGGCATCCTTGATTACGTCAGCTACCCGTTGCCCGCGGAAGAACTCCAGTGGGTAGTCCGCAGCGCGCTGGCCAAAATTTCAAACCTCGTGGCGATCGCGGCTGCCAGCTGA
- a CDS encoding response regulator, which produces MRTKKRILIADGDHDLITRLAFFFEDDGYETTIAWGGQEAVEQLHSGEFEFILLGEQLPDVRPKEVWQAIRLLSAAPTVVLLHGSQSNPEMARIYSDLGGHCIIREGSAYLIFESVRDCLRAENQRQIQEGKSTSGERSRRLAHGVGHSANGRAVC; this is translated from the coding sequence ATGAGAACAAAAAAGCGCATACTGATTGCCGACGGGGACCACGACCTGATAACGAGGCTGGCATTTTTCTTTGAGGATGACGGGTACGAAACCACAATCGCCTGGGGAGGGCAGGAGGCAGTGGAGCAGCTTCATTCCGGGGAATTCGAATTCATTCTACTCGGCGAGCAGCTTCCGGATGTCAGGCCCAAAGAAGTCTGGCAAGCAATTCGTCTCCTCTCTGCTGCGCCGACGGTCGTTCTCTTACACGGTTCTCAATCTAATCCGGAAATGGCCAGGATATATTCAGATCTAGGCGGGCATTGCATCATTCGGGAGGGCTCGGCGTATCTGATCTTCGAATCGGTTCGGGATTGTTTGCGCGCTGAGAACCAACGCCAGATCCAGGAGGGAAAGAGCACCTCCGGAGAGCGGTCCAGGCGGCTGGCGCACGGTGTGGGTCATTCGGCCAATGGACGGGCGGTGTGTTAG
- a CDS encoding redoxin domain-containing protein, translated as MPEHGAGTNTRQHGRAGLLLAGEMMPDLALVSATGKLVRISDYRGRRNLVVVFCGNGNSDAVRNCLEQISRNHSEFESEEAQVLAAVQSSGQGAEIFERGGVYPFPLLSDEGGYAHELAGAPATDANRPIVCVVDRFGEIRHVWHDEQPGCIGVDDVLEWVRYINLECPE; from the coding sequence ATGCCTGAGCACGGTGCCGGAACAAATACGCGGCAGCACGGAAGGGCCGGCCTCCTCCTGGCTGGCGAGATGATGCCGGACCTGGCCCTCGTTTCGGCAACCGGGAAGCTCGTGCGGATCTCCGATTATCGCGGACGTCGCAACCTTGTTGTGGTCTTCTGCGGAAACGGTAATTCAGATGCCGTTCGTAATTGTCTGGAGCAGATTTCCAGGAACCACTCCGAGTTTGAGAGCGAAGAGGCCCAGGTGCTGGCCGCCGTCCAGTCATCCGGGCAAGGCGCCGAAATTTTCGAGCGGGGCGGCGTCTACCCTTTCCCGCTCCTCTCTGACGAAGGGGGCTATGCCCACGAACTGGCAGGCGCTCCTGCCACAGATGCCAACCGGCCGATTGTCTGCGTCGTCGACCGTTTCGGAGAAATCCGACACGTTTGGCATGATGAGCAGCCTGGATGCATCGGTGTCGATGATGTTCTCGAATGGGTCCGGTATATCAACCTCGAATGCCCCGAGTGA
- a CDS encoding DUF2249 domain-containing protein, translating into MSTPSTKETPEVITTLDVREVAHAQRHPLIFKTYEQLQPGQAFILVVDHDPKPVLYELDFIQHGIFKWTYLEQGPEVWRVQLEKARKKEA; encoded by the coding sequence ATGAGCACACCTAGCACAAAAGAAACGCCGGAAGTTATCACGACGCTTGACGTTCGCGAGGTCGCCCACGCGCAACGCCATCCTCTTATTTTCAAAACCTATGAGCAATTGCAGCCCGGCCAGGCCTTCATATTGGTGGTTGACCACGATCCGAAGCCTGTTCTCTACGAGCTTGACTTTATTCAGCATGGCATTTTCAAATGGACTTATCTTGAGCAGGGGCCAGAGGTTTGGCGCGTGCAGCTTGAGAAGGCCAGAAAGAAAGAGGCTTGA
- a CDS encoding tetratricopeptide repeat protein: MRRVPTTRLICALLGLYLCFWTRAAHGSPDNLDDAQRQVARATDLVQQGDLRNAEAELRQAVRLAPNESAYLAFLGAVLGMEQKLPESTSYLEKALRLDPLDLRTRRNLASNQFQMGQFQAARQNLERVLKVESGETTSILLLGMVDEELKDYQNALALLESVPQEVQKHSKAQVALARCYYQTGRSDKAREVLRGLESHSDGPQGIFLGGQAADHAGDFDLAEQLFRSVWATYPDRASLGYNVALAQYHAGHIKESQATLQGLLDAGHETSDIEDLMAWCEFKQDHIKEAVSHMDRAIDLDPSRESNYLDVGMMLLHDNRYNGALVAGRKAVDVAPHSYKAYRFLGLAQYKLGELKAAEKTYAHAVELNPRDQQSLLGLASAQVDDGRIDEAEATFGKAIAYFPKDANLYLQYGRMLLTYRGANGSRIEARAVALLTRAIALDTSLAEAHYLLGNLDLTKGQTEKALPELELAVKLDPKPSGAHYALARAYLRLGRQEDGMEQMRLFQQLKATEKKGTATLAGSPGPADRNNSKE; the protein is encoded by the coding sequence ATGAGAAGAGTGCCAACCACGCGTCTTATCTGCGCCCTTCTTGGCCTTTATCTCTGCTTCTGGACGCGAGCCGCCCACGGTTCTCCGGATAATCTTGACGATGCGCAGCGGCAGGTGGCGCGAGCAACCGACCTGGTTCAACAAGGTGATTTAAGAAATGCTGAGGCGGAATTGCGTCAGGCAGTCCGGCTCGCACCAAACGAATCTGCCTATCTTGCCTTCCTTGGAGCGGTGCTGGGCATGGAGCAGAAGCTCCCGGAATCAACGTCCTATCTTGAAAAAGCATTGCGCCTCGACCCTCTGGATTTGCGGACCCGCCGTAATCTGGCCTCGAACCAGTTCCAGATGGGGCAGTTCCAGGCAGCGAGGCAGAACCTTGAGAGGGTCCTGAAGGTGGAGTCTGGCGAGACCACATCGATCCTCCTGCTGGGAATGGTGGATGAAGAACTCAAGGATTATCAAAATGCTCTCGCGCTTCTCGAGTCTGTGCCACAGGAAGTGCAGAAACACTCCAAGGCCCAAGTAGCATTGGCGCGCTGCTACTATCAGACCGGAAGATCCGATAAAGCCCGGGAAGTCCTTCGTGGGCTTGAGAGTCATTCTGATGGTCCGCAAGGAATTTTCCTGGGTGGGCAGGCTGCCGACCATGCGGGCGATTTTGATCTGGCCGAGCAATTGTTTCGGTCAGTGTGGGCAACCTATCCTGACAGGGCGAGTCTCGGTTACAACGTTGCACTTGCTCAATACCACGCCGGCCACATTAAGGAAAGCCAGGCGACGCTCCAAGGCCTGCTGGATGCCGGACACGAAACCTCAGATATCGAAGACCTCATGGCCTGGTGCGAATTCAAACAGGACCACATCAAGGAAGCAGTGTCGCATATGGACAGGGCCATCGACCTCGATCCTTCCCGCGAGTCCAATTACCTGGATGTAGGCATGATGCTTCTGCATGACAATCGTTACAATGGGGCGCTTGTTGCTGGTCGAAAGGCGGTTGATGTAGCTCCCCATTCGTACAAGGCCTACCGGTTTCTTGGCCTCGCTCAATACAAACTGGGTGAGCTGAAGGCTGCCGAAAAAACCTACGCGCACGCTGTTGAGCTGAACCCCAGGGACCAGCAATCGCTTCTCGGACTTGCCTCCGCCCAGGTGGACGACGGACGAATCGATGAAGCCGAAGCCACTTTCGGGAAGGCCATCGCCTATTTCCCAAAAGACGCCAACCTCTACCTGCAGTATGGCAGGATGCTGCTGACTTACCGCGGGGCTAATGGAAGCAGGATTGAAGCCCGGGCAGTTGCTTTGCTGACGAGGGCAATCGCTCTTGATACATCCCTTGCGGAGGCGCATTATCTGCTCGGCAATCTTGATCTGACCAAGGGCCAGACCGAGAAGGCCCTCCCAGAACTCGAATTGGCCGTAAAGCTCGATCCAAAACCGAGCGGTGCGCACTATGCCCTGGCGCGGGCATACCTTCGTCTTGGCCGCCAGGAAGACGGGATGGAGCAGATGCGCTTGTTTCAGCAGCTAAAGGCGACGGAGAAGAAAGGCACCGCAACACTTGCAGGTTCGCCCGGTCCAGCCGACCGGAATAACTCAAAAGAGTGA